One genomic segment of Mangifera indica cultivar Alphonso chromosome 6, CATAS_Mindica_2.1, whole genome shotgun sequence includes these proteins:
- the LOC123218258 gene encoding probable LRR receptor-like serine/threonine-protein kinase At1g56130 isoform X2 — MNIMTSRAKLLSSSGFPHCLLRICFFIIIFLVIQKSSAQTNNFTTDPSEVRALNLIFEQWGAEAVAGLWNISGEPCSGTAINDTLNFEDPTNNPAIKCDCTYDNASTCHITRLRVYSLNKRGVIPEELVALKYLEFLKIDQNYFTGPLPAFIGNLSRLMLLSIAHNAFSGPVPKELGNLKQLSVLSLSNNNFSGTLPPELGNLAVLEQLYINSCGLSGEIPLTFANLRNMQTMKASDVPFAGKIPDFIGNWSKLILLRFQGNAFEGPIPSSFSNLTSLTSLRISDLYNGSSSLDFIRGMKNLTDLSLRNAMITGRIPSGIGEHQQLMTLDLSFNNLTGEIPSALFNISSLTHLFLGNNSLSGNLPSQKSENLQTIDLSYNFLSGSFPSWVTSNLQMNLVANNFAFDSSNSSVFPGLNCLQRDFPCNKNAPRYAKFAIKCGGRQMKADNVDYETENTSFTAASFNVTSTEKWAVSNVGMFYERNDPSYVQNSLAQVTGTLTPELYQTSRLSAGSLRYYGLGLENGPYDISLLFAETVFESSQTWKSHGRRVFDIYVQGTLQLKDFDISKEAGGVNRAITKNFNATVSENHLEIHLFWAGKGTCCVPKQGDYGPSISAISVVPDFVPTVSGLPPKAIHKKNQTGLIVGVAVSLGILAFILIFAVFYIRRKGDDYDQEVLQAIGPKGNTFSYAELRSATKDFDSSNKLGEGGFGPVYKGTLSDGRVIAVKQLSVASHQGKDQFINEIATISAVQHRNLVRLYGCCIEGTKRLLVYEYLENKSLDQVLFGNGELHLDWPTRFSVCMGTARGLAYLHEESRPKIVHRDVKASNILLDAELCPKISDFGLAKLYDDKKTHISTRVAGTIGYLAPEYAMRGHLTEKADVFSFGVVALEIISGRANSDNSLDTEKIYLLEWAWNLHENNRSLGLVDPTLTEFSEDEALRIIGVGLLCTQASPMLRPPMSRVVAMLAGDIEVGTVTSKPSYLTDWDFKDITSVFLDNEEGAAAAASDKSYGNQKSDSNNATAVCHAADPLLSPVDVTQFSDVITDGR, encoded by the exons ATGAATATCATGACTTCTAGAGCGAAGCTGCTTTCTTCTTCAGGATTTCCCCATTGTCTTTTACGTATTTGCTTCTTTATTATAATCTTCCTCGTAATCCAGAAGTCCAGTGCTCAAACAAATAATTTCACCACTGACCCCAGTGAAG TGAGGGCACTGAATTTAATATTCGAGCAATGGGGTGCAGAAGCAGTGGCTGGTCTGTGGAATATAAGTGGAGAACCATGCAGTGGAACTGCCATCAATGATACCCTTAATTTTGAGGACCCTACGAATAATCCTGCAATCAAATGTGACTGCACTTACGACAATGCCTCAACCTGTCATATCACCCGACT GAGAGTTTATTCTCTGAACAAAAGAGGAGTAATTCCAGAAGAGCTAGTGGCTTTGAAATATCTCGaattttt GAAAATCGATCAAAACTATTTCACTGGTCCCTTGCCTGCATTTATTGGAAACTTATCTCGATTGATGTTACT GTCAATTGCCCACAATGCATTTTCTGGGCCTGTTCCCAAAGAGCTTGGAAACCTTAAGCAGTTATCTGTTTT GTCTTTGAGCAATAACAATTTCTCAGGTACACTCCCTCCAGAACTTGGCAACTTAGCCGTGCTTGAGCAATT ATACATTAACAGTTGTGGATTGAGTGGTGAAATTCCCTTAACTTTTGCAAATCTTCGGAATATGCAAACTAT GAAGGCATCAGATGTTCCTTTCGCAGGCAAAATACCAGACTTTATAGGGAATTGGAGCAAGCTTATATTGCT GAGATTTCAAGGGAACGCATTTGAAGGCCCTATACCATCAAGTTTTTCTAACTTGACCTCATTGACCTCCTT GCGAATCAGTGACTTATACAATGGTAGCTCTTCGCTTGATTTCATTAGAGGAATGAAGAACTTAACTGACTT ATCCCTGAGAAATGCTATGATCACTGGTAGGATTCCTTCCGGCATTGGAGAACACCAACAGTTAATGACTTT GGATTTGAGTTTCAACAACTTAACTGGTGAAATCCCAAGTGCCTTATTCAATATCAGTTCTCTTACTCACTT GTTTCTTGGAAACAATAGTCTGTCAGGCAACCTTCCTAGCCAAAAAAGTGAAAATCTTCAAACCAT AGATTTATCATACAATTTTCTATCAGGATCTTTTCCATCTTGGGTGACTTCAAATTTGCAGAT GAATCTGGTGGCTAACAACTTCGCATTTGACAGCTCAAACAGTAG TGTCTTCCCTGGATTGAACTGTCTTCAGAGAGACTTCCCTTGCAATAAGAATGCTCCGCGCT ATGCAAAGTTTGCAATCAAGTGTGGTGGTAGACAGATGAAAGCAGATAATGTAGACTATGAGACTGAGAACACATCTTTTACCGCAGCTTCATTTAATGTAACAAGTACAGAAAAATGGGCAGTGAGTAACGTGGGAATGTTTTACGAGAGAAACGATCCATCATACGTGCAAAATAGTCTCGCTCAAGTGACTGGAACCCTAACACCAGAGCTTTATCAGACTTCAAGACTTTCCGCTGGGTCACTTAGATACTATGGCCTTGGTCTTGAGAATGGTCCTTATGATATAAGCCTGTTATTTGCAGAAACAGTTTTTGAAAGCTCACAAACTTGGAAGAGCCATGGTAGGCGTGTTTTTGATATCTATGTTCAG GGAACTCTCCAGTTAAAGGATTTTGATATATCGAAGGAGGCAGGTGGTGTTAACAGAGCAATTACAAAGAATTTCAATGCTACAGTGTCTGAGAACCACCTTGAAATTCACCTATTCTGGGCTGGTAAAGGTACTTGCTGTGTACCTAAGCAAGGTGATTATGGACCATCAATTTCGGCTATTAGCGTTGTTCCAG ATTTTGTACCAACTGTGAGTGGGCTGCCGCCAAAAGCTATACACAAAAAGAACCAGACAGGGCTAATTGTTGGTGTTGCCGTCTCTCTGGGAATTCTGGCCTTCATACTGATCTTTGCAGTTTTTTACATAAGGAGAAAAGGAGATGATTATGATCAGGAAG TGCTACAGGCAATTGGTCCTAAAGGAAACACTTTCAGTTATGCTGAGTTGAGATCTGCAACGAAAGACTTTGACTCTTCAAATAAGCTCGGAGAGGGAGGATTCGGACCTGTTTACAAG GGTACACTTTCTGATGGAAGAGTAATCGCTGTGAAACAACTTTCCGTGGCATCTCACCAAGGGAAAGATCAGTTTATAAATGAGATCGCCACCATCTCTGCTGTGCAACATCGTAATCTTGTGAGACTATACGGTTGCTGCATTGAAGGAACGAAGCGCCTCCTTGTTTATGAATATCTCGAAAACAAAAGTCTCGATCAAGTATTGTTCG GAAATGGTGAGTTGCATCTTGATTGGCCAACCCGGTTCAGTGTATGCATGGGAACGGCAAGAGGGCTAGCTTATCTTCATGAGGAATCAAGACCAAAGATTGTTCATCGAGATGTTAAAGCGAGTAACATCTTACTTGATGCTGAACTCTGCCCCAAGATTTCAGATTTTGGATTGGCAAAGCTGTATGATGACAAGAAAACTCATATCAGCACCAGAGTTGCAGGCACAAT AGGTTATCTAGCGCCTGAGTATGCAATGCGCGGACACCTAACAGAAAAGGCTGATGTATTCAGTTTTGGTGTTGTTGCTTTGGAGATTATCAGTGGAAGAGCAAACTCTGACAATAGCTTGGACACTGAAAAGATTTATCTTCTTGAATGG GCATGGAACCTACATGAAAACAACCGAAGTTTGGGCCTGGTTGATCCCACATTAACCGAATTCAGTGAGGACGAAGCTCTTCGAATAATAGGAGTAGGCCTCTTGTGCACTCAAGCATCACCAATGCTGCGACCACCCATGTCAAGAGTTGTGGCCATGCTTGCTGGAGACATAGAAGTGGGCACTGTTACTTCCAAGCCAAGTTATTTGACTGACTGGGATTTTAAGGACATAACAAGTGTCTTTCTGGATAATGAAGAAGGTGCAGCAGCTGCTGCATCTGATAAAAGCTATGGCAATCAGAAAAGTGATTCGAACAATGCAACCGCTGTTTGCCATGCAGCTGATCCATTGCTCTCCCCAGTTGATGTCACTCAGTTCAGTGACGTAATAACAGATGGCAGGTAA
- the LOC123218260 gene encoding probable LRR receptor-like serine/threonine-protein kinase At1g56140, producing MTAENLVYETENTSFTAASFNVTSTQKWAVSNVGMFSEREDPSYVQNTLLQVTGTLTPELYQTSRLSVGSLRYYGLGLENGPYDISLLFAETVFEDRSLQTWKSLGRRVFDIYIQGTLQLKDFDISKEAGGVNRAITKNFNATVSENHLEIHLFWAGKGTCCVPKQGDYGPSISALSVVPDFVPTVSGLPPKATHKKNQTGLIVGVAVSLGILAFILIFAVFYTRRKGDDYDQEVLQAIGPKRNTFSYAELRSATKDFDSSNKLGEGGFGPVYKGTLSDGRVIAVKQLSMASHQGKDQFINEIATISAVQHRNLVKLYGCCIEGTKRLLVYEYLENKSLDQVLFGNSELHLDWPTRFSVCMGTARGLVYLHEESRLKIVHRDIKASNILLDAELCPKISDFGLAKLYDDKKTHISTRVAGTIGYLAPEYAMHGHLTEKADVFSFGVVALEIISGRANSDNSLGTEKIYLLEWAWNLHENNRSLGLVDPTLTEFNEDEALRIIGVGLLCTQASPMLRPPMSRVVAMLADDIEVSTVTSKPSYLTDWDFKDITSVFLDNEEGAAAAASDKSYGDQKSDSNNATAVSHRADPLPCPVDVTQFSDITIDGR from the exons ATGACAGCAGAGAATTTAGTCTATGAGACTGAGAACACATCTTTTACTGCAGCTTCATTTAATGTAACAAGCACACAAAAATGGGCAGTGAGTAACGTGGGAATGTTTTCTGAGAGAGAAGATCCATCTTACGTGCAAAATACTCTCCTTCAAGTGACTGGAACCCTAACACCGGAGCTTTATCAGACCTCGAGACTTTCTGTTGGATCACTTAGATACTATGGCCTTGGTCTTGAGAATGGTCCTTATGATATAAGCCTGTTATTTGCAGAAACGGTTTTTGAAGATCGAAGCTTACAAACTTGGAAGAGCCTTGGTAGGCGTGTTTTTGATATCTATATTCAG GGAACTCTCCAGTTAAAGGATTTTGATATATCGAAGGAGGCAGGTGGTGTTAACAGAGCAATTACAAAGAATTTCAATGCTACAGTGTCTGAGAACCACCTTGAAATTCACCTATTCTGGGCTGGTAAAGGTACTTGCTGTGTACCTAAGCAAGGTGATTATGGACCATCAATTTCGGCTCTTAGCGTTGTTCCAG ATTTTGTACCAACTGTAAGTGGGCTACCGCCAAAAGCTACACACAAAAAGAACCAGACAGGGCTAATTGTTGGTGTTGCTGTCTCTCTGGGAATTCTGGCCTTCATACTGATCTTTGCAGTTTTTTACACAAGGAGAAAAGGAGATGATTATGATCAGGAAG TGCTACAGGCAATTGGTCCTAAACGAAACACTTTCAGTTATGCTGAGTTGAGATCTGCAACGAAAGACTTCGACTCTTCAAATAAGCTCGGAGAGGGAGGATTCGGACCTGTTTACAAG GGTACACTTTCTGATGGAAGAGTAATCGCTGTGAAACAACTTTCCATGGCATCTCACCAAGGGAAAGATCAGTTTATAAATGAGATCGCCACCATCTCTGCTGTGCAACATCGTAATCTTGTGAAACTATATGGTTGCTGCATTGAAGGAACAAAGCGCCTCCTTGTTTATGAATATCTTGAAAACAAAAGCCTCGATCAAGTATTGTTTG GAAATAGTGAGTTGCATCTTGATTGGCCAACTCGGTTCAGTGTATGCATGGGAACAGCAAGAGGGCTAGTTTATCTTCATGAGGAATCAAGACTAAAGATTGTTCATCGAGATATTAAAGCGAGTAACATCTTACTTGATGCTGAACTCTGCCCCAAGATTTCAGATTTCGGATTGGCGAAGCTGTATGATGACAAGAAAACTCATATTAGCACCAGAGTTGCAGGCACAAT AGGCTATCTAGCACCTGAGTATGCAATGCACGGACACCTAACGGAAAAGGCTGATGTATTCAGTTTTGGTGTTGTTGCTTTGGAGATTATAAGTGGAAGAGCAAACTCTGACAATAGCTTGGGCACTGAAAAGATTTATCTTCTCGAATGG GCATGGAACCTACACGAAAACAACCGAAGTTTGGGCCTTGTTGATCCCACATTAACCGAATTCAAtgaagacgaagctcttcgaaTAATAGGAGTAGGCCTCTTGTGCACTCAAGCATCACCAATGCTACGACCACCCATGTCAAGAGTTGTGGCCATGCTTGCTGATGACATAGAAGTGAGCACTGTTACTTCCAAGCCAAGTTATTTGACTGACTGGGATTTTAAGGACATAACAAGTGTCTTTCTCGATAATGAAGAAGGTGCAGCAGCTGCTGCATCCGATAAAAGCTATGGCGATCAGAAAAGTGACTCGAACAATGCAACTGCTGTTAGCCATAGAGCTGATCCATTGCCCTGCCCAGTTGATGTCACTCAGTTCAGTGACATAACAATAGATGGCAGGTAA